From the genome of Symphalangus syndactylus isolate Jambi chromosome 7, NHGRI_mSymSyn1-v2.1_pri, whole genome shotgun sequence, one region includes:
- the LOC129485803 gene encoding LOW QUALITY PROTEIN: septin-10-like (The sequence of the model RefSeq protein was modified relative to this genomic sequence to represent the inferred CDS: deleted 2 bases in 1 codon; substituted 1 base at 1 genomic stop codon): MATKTTCMSSQGSDDEQRKRENIRSLTMSGHVGFESLPDQLVNKSIQQGFYFNILRVGETGIGKSTLINTLFNTNFEDYEPSHFCPNVKLKAQTYELQESNVRLKLTIVNRVGFGDQINKEESYQPIVDYIDAQFEAYLQEXLKIKRSLFTYHDSRMHVCLYFISPTGHSLKTLDLLTMKNLDSKVNIIPVIAKADTVSKTELQKFKIKFMSELFSNGVQIYQFPTDDDTIAKVKAAMNGQLPFAVVGSMDEVKVGNKMVKARQYPWGVVQVEDENHCDFLKLREMLICTNMEDLREQTLTRHYELYRRCKLEEMGFTDVGPENKPVSLQETCEAKRHGFHGERQRKEEEMKQTFVQPVKEKEAILKEAERELQAKFEHLKRLHQEERMKLEEKRRLLEEEIIAFSKKKATSEIFHSQSLLATGSNLSKDKDHKNSIFCETEVPEHRRSSSQANFIKKKLEVCFDFAVFCFIISIFGERPQLLIFMEKYFQVQGQYVSQSE, encoded by the exons ATGGCAACAAAAACAACTTGTATGTCTTCACAAGGATCTGATGatgaacagagaaaaagagaaaacattcgTTCCTTGACTATGTCTGGCCATGTTGGTTTTGAGAGTTTACCTGATCAGCTGGTGAACAAATCCATTCAGCAAGGTTTCTACTTTAATATTCTCCGTGTGGGGGAAACTGGAATTGGAAAATCAACACTGATTAACACATTGTTTAATACTAATTTTGAAGACTATGAACCCTCACATTTTTGCCCAAATGTTAAACTTAAAGCTCAGACATATGAACTCCAGGAAAGTAATGTTCGATTGAAACTGACCATTGTGAATAGAGTGGGATTTGGTgaccaaataaataaagaagagagCTACCAACCGATAGTTGACTACATAGATGCTCAGTTTGAGGCCTATCTCCAAGAATAACTGAAGATTAAACGTTCTCTCTTTACCTACCACGATTCTCGCATGCATGTGTGCCTCTACTTCATTTCACCGACAGGCCACTCTCTGAAGACACTTGATCTCTTAACCATGAAGAACCTTGACAGCAAGGTAAACATTATACCAGTGATTGCCAAAGCAGATACGGTTTCTAAAACTGAATTACAGAAGTTTAAGATCAAGTTCATGAGTGAATTGTTCAGCAATGGCGTCCAGATATACCAGTTCCCAACAGATGATGACACTATTGCTaaggtcaaagctgcaatgaATGGACAGTTGCCGTTTGCTGTTGTGGGAAGTATGGATGAGGTAAAAGTCGGAAACAAGATGGTCAAAGCTCGCCAGTACCCTTGGGGTGTTGTACAAGTGGAAGATGAAAACCACTGTGACTTTTTAAAGCTGCGGGAAATGCTCATTTGTACAAATATGGAGGACCTGCGAGAGCAGACCCTTACCAGGCACTATGAGCTTTACAGGCGCTGCAAACTGGAGGAAATGGGCTTTACAGATGTGGGCCCAGAAAACAAGCCGGTCAGTCTTCAAGAGACCTGTGAAGCCAAAAGACATGGGTTCCATGGTGAACgtcagaggaaggaagaagaaatgaagcAGACGTTTGTGCAGCCAGTAAAGGAGAAAGAAGCCATATTGAAAGAAGCTGAGAGAGAGCTACAGGCCAAATTTGAGCACCTTAAGAGACTTCaccaagaagagagaatgaagcttgaagaaaagagaagactttTGGAAGAAGAAATAATTGCTTTCTCTAAAAAGAAAGCTACCTCCGAGATATTTCACAGCCAGTCGTTGCTGGCAACAGGCAGCAACCTGAGTAAGGACAAGGACCATAAGAACTCAATTTTTTGTGAAACAGAAGTTCCAGAGCACAGAAGGTCATCATCACAAGCaaacttt ataaaaaagaaactagaagTGTGCTTtgattttgctgttttttgttttatcatttctATATTTGGTGAACGGCCACAGTTACTGATATTTATGGAAAAGTACTTTCAAGTACAAGGTCAATACGTAAGCCAGAGTGAATGA